From the genome of Meiothermus sp. QL-1, one region includes:
- the fdhD gene encoding formate dehydrogenase accessory sulfurtransferase FdhD: MSTSTKSRPKAKTPTRLLRVEAGRAFPRSDQVATEEPLEIRLWADRGWGEVRRLAVTLRTPGHDFELAAGFLLAEGLVRSREEIYRISYCTEVGEAQRYNVVNVLLYSTRLPPLEHLERHFYTTSACGVCGRAGLEALRLRHHPLEDGFVVPAELIAGLPQRLRARQALFEATGGLHAAALFDAEGNLLALREDVGRHNAMDKLLGFALLEGRLPLKEALVLVSGRASYELAQKALAAGVPILAAISAPSSLAVELARRFNLTLIGFLREAFNIYAAPERVRVSRKGGEVPLQSGTRP; the protein is encoded by the coding sequence ATGTCTACGTCCACAAAAAGCCGCCCCAAGGCCAAGACCCCCACCAGGCTGCTGCGGGTTGAGGCGGGGCGGGCCTTCCCCCGCTCCGACCAGGTGGCCACCGAGGAGCCCCTGGAGATACGGCTTTGGGCCGACCGGGGATGGGGCGAGGTGCGCAGGCTGGCCGTCACCCTGCGCACCCCGGGCCACGACTTCGAGCTGGCGGCAGGCTTCCTCCTGGCCGAGGGCCTGGTGCGGAGCAGGGAGGAGATCTACCGCATCAGCTACTGCACCGAGGTGGGGGAGGCCCAGCGGTACAACGTGGTAAACGTGCTGCTCTACTCAACCCGGCTGCCACCGCTGGAGCACCTGGAGCGCCACTTCTACACCACCTCGGCCTGTGGGGTCTGCGGCCGCGCGGGGCTCGAGGCCCTCCGGCTGCGCCACCACCCGCTAGAGGACGGTTTTGTGGTGCCGGCCGAGCTCATCGCGGGGCTGCCGCAAAGGCTGCGCGCGCGCCAGGCCCTCTTCGAGGCCACCGGGGGCCTGCATGCCGCGGCCCTTTTTGATGCGGAGGGCAACCTGCTGGCCCTGCGGGAGGACGTGGGCCGCCACAACGCCATGGACAAGCTGCTGGGCTTCGCCCTGCTGGAAGGGCGCCTGCCCTTGAAGGAGGCCCTGGTGCTGGTCAGCGGGCGGGCCAGCTACGAGCTGGCGCAGAAAGCCCTGGCCGCGGGCGTCCCCATCCTGGCAGCCATCTCGGCCCCCAGCAGCCTGGCGGTTGAGCTGGCCCGGCGGTTCAACCTCACCCTGATCGGCTTCCTGCGCGAAGCTTTCAACAT